Part of the bacterium genome, GACGCGATCCGCGAAGATCCTGCGCGGCACGATCAGGAAGATCTGGCTCGGCGAGGATCCGGGCGACACCGCGTCGTGCGCGAATCCCGATGCGCTCGAGGGTATTCGCCGGGCGACCTGAGTGCGCGTCAAACTCGCCAGCGATATTCACGGCGCATACGACGCGCTCGCCGAGGCGCTCGAACCCGGCGATACCGCGTTCCTGCTCGGCGATTTCATCAACGTCATCGACTACAAGGACCAGTCCGGAATCCTCGCCGAGATCGTGCCCAGGGAGATCATCCGTGCGTCGGTCAAACTCATCGGCGAGCAAAAGCTCGACGAGGCCAGGGCGCTGATGTCGAAGACCTCGAAGAGCATCGACAATTTTTTCGCGCGCGTCGCCGAGCTTGCCGACAAGTATTACGACGAGCTGTTTTCGAAGCTCCCGTGCGAGGCGTACATCATCCACGGCAACGTGGATTTTCCGCCGCTGCTCGCCGGGCGCCTGCGCGCGCGGCAGCACTACATCGCCGAGCAGCAGGCGTTCGATTTCGACGGGCGCCGCTGCGGGTTCGTCTCCGGGCACCCCAAGATGACGTATTCGTTCGGCATGCCCGGCGAGGTAACGGAGGATGAGTTCGCGCGCCGGCTCG contains:
- a CDS encoding metallophosphoesterase; translated protein: MRVKLASDIHGAYDALAEALEPGDTAFLLGDFINVIDYKDQSGILAEIVPREIIRASVKLIGEQKLDEARALMSKTSKSIDNFFARVAELADKYYDELFSKLPCEAYIIHGNVDFPPLLAGRLRARQHYIAEQQAFDFDGRRCGFVSGHPKMTYSFGMPGEVTEDEFARRLALLGPVDHLFVHSPPAVRELSFDTAAGRDEGGSPSLLQYIVEHQPRTVHFGHVHVPIAKSLTIGETSCVNLGCFRDERKVTGFSW